The Vitis vinifera cultivar Pinot Noir 40024 chromosome 8, ASM3070453v1 genome segment CAATGCCTCCCTCTttaaaactctctctctctccctctattaacttatttgattttgatttctattCTGAGCTATGAGAGCCTAATGACCTGAAAACGGAGGGTCGCTTTTGCAAATTTATATTGACCACGGGATTTTCGTAGTATTACGACTTTGGCCCCTGTGGAgcatcttcaattttttcttaaccTTTTAAGAAACGAAAATCGTTGCAAGACCTTAACACTAATGTAAAAGTAAGGCCTGTTTGGTAATTCTTTTTGAAAACACTCAAACTCCTTTCTTTGCATTGGAGTATTAAAAGCCCGGCAGTGACCTAAGCCACTTTTAGCCGGCTATTTTGCTTTTGCTTTCCAGCCGATAAGCTTATGCATTTCAAGTGATAAAAGTTGGAGTTTCAGGCAAGTAAGCGAACGAGATGAAGAACTAACTTCAATATAATAAGAGAGAGATGTTTTGAATAGCCTAGTGCTAATTTTGTACTAGaatcattgatgaaaatattgataattatgAGATATAGTACTCAATTATATTAAagatgaatattaaaaaaaatatagataaaaaattattaaaatattaataaaaaccttaaaaataatatactaaacaagggattttaaaattattttattaatatatatatatatataatataattaatcaaataataatatcgggtccataaaaaaataaaaatttattaaattatatcaaatattattagacaataatattatgatattttattataatataatttattttaaaattataatttattaattttaatagtattaaataatataaaataaataatgatatatgtatattttttaaatatttatatttttatatttaattaatatataaattatatagaaaactgttaaaaatttataatgataggtcttatatttttagtgattaattaaataaaattttaaaataaaataataattattaatttgtttgttaaaattattttttaatattttgttttgtgatagttgtattatatatttatttggtGCTTAAGGCAGGCCGGTGGTTGAGGATGCATTTGTTTTGGGTTTGGGCGGACCGAAATCGTCAATAAATCGATAAAAATCCCATACCGTCGATACACGAAATTTTCCGAAATTTTGATCCATGCCCGGGATAGACTTGCTCGCCCTTTGACCTGACCTTCTAACATGGCAAGAATCCGGTATAATCGGTCTTAGCTTTGACTTGTAATACGAAAACTCTAAACGCCTAACCCTATTACCATAGGAGgaagatgttttttaaattaaaatatgttttaaaaataatttttatttttaattattaattttatataaaatatctaaaaaaaacaagtaaaaataataaaataataattaaaatatattatttaaaaacattttataataaaaaatatatttttaattattaaatatgttttcttttttttcatttaaataactaaaaattattattaaaaataattaccaaatatattctaaataatttttaggttaaaaatcaTTGTAGCTTTGTAAATTCGAATTACAGGTCAGGTGTTTTTGTAATAAAGCAGAAAAAAATGTGTATTTAATATTCATTCAGTCCATCTGATTCAACAAAGAAAGCAGACAGCAAAGAAAAGATGTGCTGATGTGGCAGATGGAGAAGTTGGTGAAGCCCACGTCATCAAATTCATTAACGATCAAATGACATGGGACCCACTTTCATCTCGAATACAAACAAACCTGTCTCTCTTATCTTCTTTCGGTTATCTGCCCACGTGGCGTTAAGCTCGAAGCAAAAGACGAAACAGGCGCTGagtttctcatttttttaaatcttagacattttattttttatgcgcTGAATCCCTTGCCGATGACGATGGCGAGCAAAAAGACAGAGTATTTTActaatttccaaataaaaaggttcaaatattttattaaaaaacaatataattaaataatccaaTAACCTCccatattctttattttattatttatatttttaataatattatttttacccGTCTCCTAATATCTAAAAACTGTAATTTTTGTGAACACAAACCCAATcatgtttataaaaatatgaattaaatattatttttaagaaaccGAACCAACTATCATATTCTCAATAATATGAACTAAATGTCTTGTTCTAAAAATAcgaattaaatataatttataagaaaaacatACTAACTATCCTATTTATGTTGTGTTCTAAAAAACACAATCACATATAAATAAAAGGGAATAATTTTTGTCATAGCCAATAATAAAAACCGATTCATctttattattaaaagttattggaaaataatatgtgtattattaataattataaatatttaaaagcattttaaaagaagaaaactaaaaattaatgtaCTCACATGTCTAgatttatttacctttttaattaaaatgtttttattttttttcttataagaataatattttttttttaaattgaaataatgaagggtgtttatataaataattattatttttaattaaaagtacAGGTAAAATTCGATTTatcaattgttttaaaatatataacataatttaatacGTGTATTATATTATTGAATGATTGATAGAATCAATCACGCAGAGGTGGAAATGGTGATGTGGGCTGGAGGCCCAATGATTGCCacacaaattaaaattatgaattcaTAGTCAGCTGTCAATTCCGATTCCCACAGAAATTGAATTGAGTCCACAGGAGTGTCTGAGGATGGAAATCCTAAAGAGAAGGTTGAGGTGGTGAGCGAATGGCGTGATCAGCGAATCAATGTGGCAGGGCGCGACATTTTCACAAATGTGGATGAGGCACCACGAAACAGGGGCCCACTGTATAAGACCTGATGCTGCCAAGGAAATGGACCGGTAGGTGATGAGTGGGCCCAAACTCATAACTATCAAGGCCGTAGTGGGCCCATACTACCGTTTGGGAACACGTTTTTGACAACAAatagtgtttttaaaagtaattttagttatatatatttttattaataactaaaatgtatattttaaacTCCTTTAAATTACAATAAGCATAAAAGACTATTAtaatatttggatttttaaaaactattcttcaaaattgttttccaaatagacctttaacaataaaaaaaatgttttatatttttaataatagaaaatatagtatttttacttgttttttatgattattttaataaataattacataaagatgtggaattattaaatataaaaagtatttttaaaatatatttaaaaatattaaaaacattttaagtttctaaataaacttttattttataaatataaagaacaatttttaaaaacaaaatttcaaaattgttttcgcTGTTGTAATAGTTTCAACAAAATGTTTGATTGATGAACGCCCATTCCAAGCGAGCCATGTGGGACTCTTATCTCCTCGTCTCTGCTTTTGACCGAAATGATCGCTCTTAGCCATGGCCAAGAAGTAAAAGCAAAGTGAGGACCACCCTCGACCCAGTGCCTGTCGACAGCTGTTTTGGTATCAACCAACCAACATACTACTCTCGAATGAAAGCGTATTCCACTCATAAAGGCAtgttgttttctaaaatcaaaataaatattcatattgAAAATGTAGCAGAATTGCTTCTTTTTCTCGGACATATTCTCGTACAAAAAGCAAGGACATGTTCTTCTTGCATTACACGATAGAGTGGCGGGATTTTTAGTGGTTGGAAGTAGTGGAAAATACTTGAGAGGCTTCTCCCGTTCTTCCAGGAAATTGCGAAACCAATGGCACCAAACATAGATTCACTAGTGGCCCCGCAGAGAACTTGCTTCAAACGGAATCTGGATAAGATAAACACCTCATCCTTGCTTCAATCATTTCAACGATTTTATCTCACTCGTAGTTGAAGATTGGCTATTTTCGGATAATGTTTGGTTACAGGGAAAACGTGAAGGACAGGACGAAAATGtaccaagaaaaatatttttcatctaaTGTTTATCATGTAAtatctataaaataataataataataataataatattaatttatgttaATTAATATACGATTTTAAGCatcttttaaaacttatatttaatatgatatttttttcatcatacAAGTATTATATTATCCTTCTaaacaaataaagttttaattgataattaaaatttcagttaaaaaataagtgataactaaagctttaatttaaaaatgatgtgTCAGTTGAAAGttacaactttatttttaaaatgaagttttaatTGATAAGTGAGgttttagtttaaaattaaaaaataataataattatatgactCTACatgacaattaaaaaataattttaaatataaatttgataaaatgattaattttatttatttatttttcataaaggGGCTATTTGAACCATTAACAAcatgcaattttttatttatttttatctcgaCCATTTCATaaatagtaaaagaaaataaaaaaaaaatgtaatttttcctCACCCTCACctcttcttacttttttttttttttttccccacaaagatCAAACAGTTCAAAGcttttgtttttagaaagaaaGACAGAGATTAATAATACGAAAATGAATGCAGTAACCAAGTCAGTCGTCCCAACATGCGATGGTCACTGCACATCCAATTCTATACATATGCCATTGCAACTTTAGTCAAAGATTCTTTCATGCATGCATGTTTATAAACTCACTTTTCATGTCTGCATTTCATATTTTCCCACACAAGGCGTGGTTACGGATCCAATCCATAGACTCCCATCTCTCTCGTACACTTCACTGATAGAACTGATCCATCCATTTCCATTCTTGGGCTCGAAGATTTCCAGTACTTCGCCTTCCTCACTCAGCCTCACTGCAAACCCAGTCTTTCTCCACTTGGAGAAAAACGAAAGAAAACCGTGGGGAAATGGAAGCTTAAGCAAAGTTCTCCCTATCCAAGGATATGAAAGAAACCACTCCACAAGCTTTCCTTTCCTTGAATGCATTCCCACCCAGAACTCCCCTTTGCTGTTCCTTTTGATGTTATCCGGGAACCCAGGGAGTAGAGTGAAAACTTCAACAGTCCCAGCTTTAGATGTTTGAAGCCAAAATCTTAGAATTCTGCAGCGGGAAGTCTCTGAAAGTAGAATGAAATCGCCATTTTTGCTCAACGCTACTCCATTTGGAAACCCTAGACTCCGGAGAAGAACTGTTACTTGTTTGCTTTCTGGCTCATATTTCATTAATCTTCCTGTGTTATCTCCACTGATTATCGCAGCCACAAAATTCCTGTACATTTGTCAACGTATGTTTTTCTCTTGTTAAgcctaaaaaaaaggaaagaaagaaaaggaattttGCATGAAAAAATTCCCAATCTTCTTTGAACAACTTGCTTGGGCTGGTCATAATGTTCAGTTCCCAAGCCTCGGTTGCTAAGTGGGCCCAGCAAACTTCACCCCTCTTCATGGGCCCAATGGCCCATTGAGATGTAGTTTACGTGGGCCTGACCCACTTTCCAACCCATTTAACATACCTCCTTTGGTAGCGTGAGCTGCTGTCGCTGAAATATACCGCTCCGTTTGTTTGATGGATATCCACCCCGTTGCTGAAACCGAAAGGAGTGCCTTGGGCTTCGGAAGCAACTGTAGATGCAAGCCCGCCATTGGGGCCCACAACGAGAAGGCCCATATAAGCGTCCGCAATGTAGAGTTCACCGGTGAGCTCGCTGAAACTCAGGCCCAATGGGCGCCCGCAAATGTGCTCCAAGGGCACGTGATCCCGGGATCCTCTACACCCTTCTCTGCTCACAAAATCGTGAGAATGGTTTTCGTATTTGATTtcacaatataaatataaaaaataaataaataaaattaaaattatttaatcttattataatagacagaataaatataaaaaaataatttatta includes the following:
- the LOC100247001 gene encoding protein STRICTOSIDINE SYNTHASE-LIKE 2 translates to MAMSSKLLLAAAAAAAFLITALIAGKRTSLSSPEFDSEKFSNQKDAVIPIPTPGAIGPESLAFDSVGGGPYTGVSDGRIIKWEENEERWVDFATTSSKREGCRGSRDHVPLEHICGRPLGLSFSELTGELYIADAYMGLLVVGPNGGLASTVASEAQGTPFGFSNGVDIHQTNGAVYFSDSSSRYQRRNFVAAIISGDNTGRLMKYEPESKQVTVLLRSLGFPNGVALSKNGDFILLSETSRCRILRFWLQTSKAGTVEVFTLLPGFPDNIKRNSKGEFWVGMHSRKGKLVEWFLSYPWIGRTLLKLPFPHGFLSFFSKWRKTGFAVRLSEEGEVLEIFEPKNGNGWISSISEVYERDGSLWIGSVTTPCVGKYEMQT